TGAGATGTATAGATGTGGGAAGGACACCTCTGGTCCTTATGCAGCTGGAGAGCATTTTGGGAAAGGGAATATACACTTATGGAAAGTAAATAGTTGTGAGAAAAGGATACATAACAGGGCTTTGATCTTTCACATATATGGAGAACCATTCATAAGTATGGAGCTCAACATTGTTTGAAGCCCAGACCCATAAACTTGGCTGCAGAGTCCATACTGGTGGGTTGGCGATTTCTGGATAGTCCTGGTCTTCTCACAATGGCTTAGCAGGGGTAACCCTTTGATGACTGGCCACCTCTGTAGCCACCGCCAAGGTAACCTCCAGAAGAGGAACCCACCCCACAACCATAGCCATAACCAGAAGACCCGTAGCCATAACCAGAAGACCCGTAGCCATAACCAGAGGACCCGTAGCCATAACCAGAAGCACATGGACTGTAACCTCCCACAGCCGTTTGCCCACTTGAAGTGAGGATGGCTCCTGGGATGGTCAACACAACTGGAGGTGGCCGGATCACCACTTCTGATGATGGAATTTGGCTGACGCAGGAAACATTGGCCCCGGGGACTATGCCAAGGCTGCTGGATGATACAGCACCACCGATGCTACCACCTCCAATGATGCCACCTCCAATGCTGCCACCTCCGATGATGCCACCTCCGATGCCATATCCACCGCCGTATCCACCGCCATATCCACCACCGTATCCACAATGTCCAAGACCAATTGAAGGAGTGGAGCATGGGACAGCGCAGGATTGAGTTTTAGAATGCATGGCTGTGTTTTGGAA
This is a stretch of genomic DNA from Lacerta agilis isolate rLacAgi1 chromosome 17, rLacAgi1.pri, whole genome shotgun sequence. It encodes these proteins:
- the LOC117061762 gene encoding ctenidin-1-like, producing the protein MHSKTQSCAVPCSTPSIGLGHCGYGGGYGGGYGGGYGIGGGIIGGGSIGGGIIGGGSIGGAVSSSSLGIVPGANVSCVSQIPSSEVVIRPPPVVLTIPGAILTSSGQTAVGGYSPCASGYGYGSSGYGYGSSGYGYGSSGYGYGCGVGSSSGGYLGGGYRGGQSSKGYPC